In Gigantopelta aegis isolate Gae_Host chromosome 6, Gae_host_genome, whole genome shotgun sequence, the following are encoded in one genomic region:
- the LOC121376504 gene encoding post-GPI attachment to proteins factor 6-like isoform X4 — protein sequence MTFLISITILCVLLQNIIRNTVHADTLYTGEVQWSVAENVHPYSEYKDVSLLSVYVPPNTERLLLLFRGASDPTSCGLKNITVYVQHGGFPVINPYNESFPDDFHLKRSSLKQFDVPSDNVTIRGVIAGPQPGTWYAAGFMRKFGNTHLSQKGFSKQCAYALTVVAVNQVVDEVWDLAIEDSQTVYLGTNTERLFRFQVPDDVVTYDFTVDKCVVHTVNKTTVLSPCPLYLTLSEGSLQSEGSYHLNCSEHNITTCHLEVGSPPIGKWSFLKLVRDLHVENLQEFSFRIKFTSYECDKPELLTHIEFNNSTHLNLTAYTSNTHNTAACIIASALGKFTFESILFTSAFLFHNFDLRPSPENELFVPDEFTMTTSFRIMNAEDTGGTLELGLTFLDVGMFQGTAVWMCLMKDRIPYKAFLKTCTNGVLLKVNSSDNQTDVAYIPYPEAGVWYIAFKSVCFNPKHIENVENCNKTPAVRFSVTLAPCFRKCGSYGKCSQFISGIYVFTTCECYAGWRGYGCTDGSQANSLTIELLSTLLLTFSNLFFIPGIYLAVRRHFYVEAVAFLFNMFFSTFYHACDSSEIYQFCIMKYDTLGFSDFLGSFLSFWMVLLAMAKIPHKVRQGLHMFGVLMIAVFMNYDRHGSWETIVPLCVGGIITAGSWIFRIIRFRTLFPSKKRWLKFLLPGFLLSITGVVVFSAVETEENYMYTHSFWHMTITLSIVFLLPPRKSQTKGHSHMVRDILVSKRRHKKVHFTRDY from the exons ATGACTTTCTTAATTAGTATTACTATTCTGTGCGTCTTGTTGCAGAACATAATCAGAAACACTGTTC ATGCAGACACTTTATACACAGGAGAAGTTCAGTGGTCCGTGGCAGAAAATGTCCATCCATACAGTGAATACAAAGATGTTTCCTTGTTGTCCGTGTACGTTCCACCCAATACTGAGCGGCTTCTGCTGCTGTTCCGAGGGGCCTCAGACCCAACAAGCTGTGGGCTGAAGAATATTACAGT tTATGTTCAACATGGCGGTTTTCCTGTTATAAACCCATACAATGAAAGCTTTCCAGATGACTTCCACCTCAAAAGATCATCTCTTAAACAGTTTGATGTCCCGTCAGATAATGTCACAATACGAGGGGTGATTGCCGGTCCACAGCCAGGGACGTGGTATGCTGCAGGGTTCATGCGCAAATTTGGGAATACACACCTATCACAAAAG GGTTTTTCCAAGCAGTGTGCATACGCTCTGACTGTGGTGGCGGTGAACCAGGTGGTGGATGAAGTGTGGGATCTCGCCATTGAGGACAGCCAGACCGTCTATCTCGGGACTAACACTGAACGTCTGTTTAG ATTTCAAGTGCCAGACGATGTTGTTACCTATGACTTCACTGTGGACAAGTGTGTGGTACACACTGTAAACAAGACGACGGTTCTCTCCCCGTGTCCTCTGTACCTGACACTGTCCGAGGGATCTCTGCAGTCTGAGGGCTCGTACCATCTCAACTGCTCGGAACACAATATTACAACCTGTCATCTCGAGGTCGGGTCTCCGCCGATTGGAAAGTGGTCCTTTCTCAAACTTGTCAGAGATCTGCACGTTGAAAATCTGCAGGAATTTTCTTTCAGAATCAAGTTTACTTCTTACG AATGTGATAAGCCTGAACTACTGACACACATTGAGTTCAACAACTCGACACATCTGAACTTGACGGCGTACACTTCAAATACGCACAACACGGCAGCGTGTATCATTGCTTCTGCTCTTGGCAAGTTCACCTTTGAAAGCATCTTGTTCACATCTGCATTCCTCTTTCACAACTTTGACCTTCGTCCGAGCCCGGAGAACGAGCTGTTTGTGCCGGATGAATTCACCATGACGACCAGCTTCAGAATCATGAATGCGGAAGATACTGGCGGAACTTTAGAGCTTGGTCTGACATTTCTTGATGTTGGCATG TTTCAGGGAACAGCTGTTTGGATGTGTCTGATGAAGGATCGTATTCCCTACAAAGCGTTTCTTAAGACCTGCACTAATGGCGTCCTGCTAAAAGTTAACAGTAGCGACAATCAGACCGATGTTGCCTACATCCCGTATCCCGAGGCTGGAGTGTGGTACATAGCGTTCAAGAGTGTGTGCTTCAATCCTAAACACATTGA gaATGTTGAAAACTGTAACAAGACCCCTGCTGTACGTTTTTCTGTGACGTTGGCTCCATGTTTCCGTAAATGTGGATCGTATGGAAAGTGTTCCCAGTTCATCAGTGGTATTTACGTATTTACCACCTGTGAATGTTATGCTG GTTGGCGAGGTTATGGCTGCACAGATGGTTCACAAGCCAATTCATTGACAATCGAATTGCTGTCTACTCTGTTGCTGACGTTCAGTAATCTGTTTTTCATCCCAGGAATTTATCTGGCTGTTCGGCGGCACTTTTATGTGGAGGCGGTGGCCTTCCTATTCAATATGTTCTTCTCTACA ttttatCATGCCTGTGACAGCAGTGAAATATACCAGTTCTGCATAATGAAGTACGACACGCTTGGTTTCTCAGACTTCCTTGGATCTTTCCTGTCTTTCTGGATGGTTCTTCTTGCCATGGCTAAAATACCTCACAAAGTCCGGCAGGGTTTGCACATGTTTGGAGTCCTTATGATAGCAGTTTTCATGAATTACGATCGTCATGGTTCCTGGGAAACGATAGTGCCTCTCTGTGTAGGTGGTATCATTACAGCTGGTTCTTGG ATTTTCCGGATCATCAGGTTTCGGACATTGTTTCCATCAAAAAAGCGATGGCTAAAATTTTTGCTCCCAGGATTCCTCTTGTCCATAACAGGGGTGGTTGTTTTCTCAGCGGTCGAAACTGAAGAGAACTATATGTACACTCACAGCTTTTGGCACATGACGATAACACTGTCGATTGTTTTTCTGCTGCCACCAAGAAAGTCACAAACGAAAG GTCACAGTCACATGGTAAGGGACATACTGGTATCGAAGAGGCGCCACAAGAAAGTTCATTTTACAAGGGATTAT TGA
- the LOC121376504 gene encoding post-GPI attachment to proteins factor 6-like isoform X3 codes for MTFLISITILCVLLQNIIRNTVHADTLYTGEVQWSVAENVHPYSEYKDVSLLSVYVPPNTERLLLLFRGASDPTSCGLKNITVYVQHGGFPVINPYNESFPDDFHLKRSSLKQFDVPSDNVTIRGVIAGPQPGTWYAAGFMRKFGNTHLSQKGFSKQCAYALTVVAVNQVVDEVWDLAIEDSQTVYLGTNTERLFRFQVPDDVVTYDFTVDKCVVHTVNKTTVLSPCPLYLTLSEGSLQSEGSYHLNCSEHNITTCHLEVGSPPIGKWSFLKLVRDLHVENLQEFSFRIKFTSYECDKPELLTHIEFNNSTHLNLTAYTSNTHNTAACIIASALGKFTFESILFTSAFLFHNFDLRPSPENELFVPDEFTMTTSFRIMNAEDTGGTLELGLTFLDVGMFQGTAVWMCLMKDRIPYKAFLKTCTNGVLLKVNSSDNQTDVAYIPYPEAGVWYIAFKSVCFNPKHIENVENCNKTPAVRFSVTLAPCFRKCGSYGKCSQFISGIYVFTTCECYAGWRGYGCTDGSQANSLTIELLSTLLLTFSNLFFIPGIYLAVRRHFYVEAVAFLFNMFFSTFYHACDSSEIYQFCIMKYDTLGFSDFLGSFLSFWMVLLAMAKIPHKVRQGLHMFGVLMIAVFMNYDRHGSWETIVPLCVGGIITAGSWIFRIIRFRTLFPSKKRWLKFLLPGFLLSITGVVVFSAVETEENYMYTHSFWHMTITLSIVFLLPPRKSQTKGHSHMVRDILVSKRRHKKVHFTRDYS; via the exons ATGACTTTCTTAATTAGTATTACTATTCTGTGCGTCTTGTTGCAGAACATAATCAGAAACACTGTTC ATGCAGACACTTTATACACAGGAGAAGTTCAGTGGTCCGTGGCAGAAAATGTCCATCCATACAGTGAATACAAAGATGTTTCCTTGTTGTCCGTGTACGTTCCACCCAATACTGAGCGGCTTCTGCTGCTGTTCCGAGGGGCCTCAGACCCAACAAGCTGTGGGCTGAAGAATATTACAGT tTATGTTCAACATGGCGGTTTTCCTGTTATAAACCCATACAATGAAAGCTTTCCAGATGACTTCCACCTCAAAAGATCATCTCTTAAACAGTTTGATGTCCCGTCAGATAATGTCACAATACGAGGGGTGATTGCCGGTCCACAGCCAGGGACGTGGTATGCTGCAGGGTTCATGCGCAAATTTGGGAATACACACCTATCACAAAAG GGTTTTTCCAAGCAGTGTGCATACGCTCTGACTGTGGTGGCGGTGAACCAGGTGGTGGATGAAGTGTGGGATCTCGCCATTGAGGACAGCCAGACCGTCTATCTCGGGACTAACACTGAACGTCTGTTTAG ATTTCAAGTGCCAGACGATGTTGTTACCTATGACTTCACTGTGGACAAGTGTGTGGTACACACTGTAAACAAGACGACGGTTCTCTCCCCGTGTCCTCTGTACCTGACACTGTCCGAGGGATCTCTGCAGTCTGAGGGCTCGTACCATCTCAACTGCTCGGAACACAATATTACAACCTGTCATCTCGAGGTCGGGTCTCCGCCGATTGGAAAGTGGTCCTTTCTCAAACTTGTCAGAGATCTGCACGTTGAAAATCTGCAGGAATTTTCTTTCAGAATCAAGTTTACTTCTTACG AATGTGATAAGCCTGAACTACTGACACACATTGAGTTCAACAACTCGACACATCTGAACTTGACGGCGTACACTTCAAATACGCACAACACGGCAGCGTGTATCATTGCTTCTGCTCTTGGCAAGTTCACCTTTGAAAGCATCTTGTTCACATCTGCATTCCTCTTTCACAACTTTGACCTTCGTCCGAGCCCGGAGAACGAGCTGTTTGTGCCGGATGAATTCACCATGACGACCAGCTTCAGAATCATGAATGCGGAAGATACTGGCGGAACTTTAGAGCTTGGTCTGACATTTCTTGATGTTGGCATG TTTCAGGGAACAGCTGTTTGGATGTGTCTGATGAAGGATCGTATTCCCTACAAAGCGTTTCTTAAGACCTGCACTAATGGCGTCCTGCTAAAAGTTAACAGTAGCGACAATCAGACCGATGTTGCCTACATCCCGTATCCCGAGGCTGGAGTGTGGTACATAGCGTTCAAGAGTGTGTGCTTCAATCCTAAACACATTGA gaATGTTGAAAACTGTAACAAGACCCCTGCTGTACGTTTTTCTGTGACGTTGGCTCCATGTTTCCGTAAATGTGGATCGTATGGAAAGTGTTCCCAGTTCATCAGTGGTATTTACGTATTTACCACCTGTGAATGTTATGCTG GTTGGCGAGGTTATGGCTGCACAGATGGTTCACAAGCCAATTCATTGACAATCGAATTGCTGTCTACTCTGTTGCTGACGTTCAGTAATCTGTTTTTCATCCCAGGAATTTATCTGGCTGTTCGGCGGCACTTTTATGTGGAGGCGGTGGCCTTCCTATTCAATATGTTCTTCTCTACA ttttatCATGCCTGTGACAGCAGTGAAATATACCAGTTCTGCATAATGAAGTACGACACGCTTGGTTTCTCAGACTTCCTTGGATCTTTCCTGTCTTTCTGGATGGTTCTTCTTGCCATGGCTAAAATACCTCACAAAGTCCGGCAGGGTTTGCACATGTTTGGAGTCCTTATGATAGCAGTTTTCATGAATTACGATCGTCATGGTTCCTGGGAAACGATAGTGCCTCTCTGTGTAGGTGGTATCATTACAGCTGGTTCTTGG ATTTTCCGGATCATCAGGTTTCGGACATTGTTTCCATCAAAAAAGCGATGGCTAAAATTTTTGCTCCCAGGATTCCTCTTGTCCATAACAGGGGTGGTTGTTTTCTCAGCGGTCGAAACTGAAGAGAACTATATGTACACTCACAGCTTTTGGCACATGACGATAACACTGTCGATTGTTTTTCTGCTGCCACCAAGAAAGTCACAAACGAAAG GTCACAGTCACATGGTAAGGGACATACTGGTATCGAAGAGGCGCCACAAGAAAGTTCATTTTACAAGGGATTAT
- the LOC121376504 gene encoding post-GPI attachment to proteins factor 6-like isoform X2 produces MTFLISITILCVLLQNIIRNTVHADTLYTGEVQWSVAENVHPYSEYKDVSLLSVYVPPNTERLLLLFRGASDPTSCGLKNITVYVQHGGFPVINPYNESFPDDFHLKRSSLKQFDVPSDNVTIRGVIAGPQPGTWYAAGFMRKFGNTHLSQKGFSKQCAYALTVVAVNQVVDEVWDLAIEDSQTVYLGTNTERLFRFQVPDDVVTYDFTVDKCVVHTVNKTTVLSPCPLYLTLSEGSLQSEGSYHLNCSEHNITTCHLEVGSPPIGKWSFLKLVRDLHVENLQEFSFRIKFTSYECDKPELLTHIEFNNSTHLNLTAYTSNTHNTAACIIASALGKFTFESILFTSAFLFHNFDLRPSPENELFVPDEFTMTTSFRIMNAEDTGGTLELGLTFLDVGMFQGTAVWMCLMKDRIPYKAFLKTCTNGVLLKVNSSDNQTDVAYIPYPEAGVWYIAFKSVCFNPKHIENVENCNKTPAVRFSVTLAPCFRKCGSYGKCSQFISGIYVFTTCECYAGWRGYGCTDGSQANSLTIELLSTLLLTFSNLFFIPGIYLAVRRHFYVEAVAFLFNMFFSTFYHACDSSEIYQFCIMKYDTLGFSDFLGSFLSFWMVLLAMAKIPHKVRQGLHMFGVLMIAVFMNYDRHGSWETIVPLCVGGIITAGSWIFRIIRFRTLFPSKKRWLKFLLPGFLLSITGVVVFSAVETEENYMYTHSFWHMTITLSIVFLLPPRKSQTKELKIQTVSSCPSSEMLDPADSSEQNLIT; encoded by the exons ATGACTTTCTTAATTAGTATTACTATTCTGTGCGTCTTGTTGCAGAACATAATCAGAAACACTGTTC ATGCAGACACTTTATACACAGGAGAAGTTCAGTGGTCCGTGGCAGAAAATGTCCATCCATACAGTGAATACAAAGATGTTTCCTTGTTGTCCGTGTACGTTCCACCCAATACTGAGCGGCTTCTGCTGCTGTTCCGAGGGGCCTCAGACCCAACAAGCTGTGGGCTGAAGAATATTACAGT tTATGTTCAACATGGCGGTTTTCCTGTTATAAACCCATACAATGAAAGCTTTCCAGATGACTTCCACCTCAAAAGATCATCTCTTAAACAGTTTGATGTCCCGTCAGATAATGTCACAATACGAGGGGTGATTGCCGGTCCACAGCCAGGGACGTGGTATGCTGCAGGGTTCATGCGCAAATTTGGGAATACACACCTATCACAAAAG GGTTTTTCCAAGCAGTGTGCATACGCTCTGACTGTGGTGGCGGTGAACCAGGTGGTGGATGAAGTGTGGGATCTCGCCATTGAGGACAGCCAGACCGTCTATCTCGGGACTAACACTGAACGTCTGTTTAG ATTTCAAGTGCCAGACGATGTTGTTACCTATGACTTCACTGTGGACAAGTGTGTGGTACACACTGTAAACAAGACGACGGTTCTCTCCCCGTGTCCTCTGTACCTGACACTGTCCGAGGGATCTCTGCAGTCTGAGGGCTCGTACCATCTCAACTGCTCGGAACACAATATTACAACCTGTCATCTCGAGGTCGGGTCTCCGCCGATTGGAAAGTGGTCCTTTCTCAAACTTGTCAGAGATCTGCACGTTGAAAATCTGCAGGAATTTTCTTTCAGAATCAAGTTTACTTCTTACG AATGTGATAAGCCTGAACTACTGACACACATTGAGTTCAACAACTCGACACATCTGAACTTGACGGCGTACACTTCAAATACGCACAACACGGCAGCGTGTATCATTGCTTCTGCTCTTGGCAAGTTCACCTTTGAAAGCATCTTGTTCACATCTGCATTCCTCTTTCACAACTTTGACCTTCGTCCGAGCCCGGAGAACGAGCTGTTTGTGCCGGATGAATTCACCATGACGACCAGCTTCAGAATCATGAATGCGGAAGATACTGGCGGAACTTTAGAGCTTGGTCTGACATTTCTTGATGTTGGCATG TTTCAGGGAACAGCTGTTTGGATGTGTCTGATGAAGGATCGTATTCCCTACAAAGCGTTTCTTAAGACCTGCACTAATGGCGTCCTGCTAAAAGTTAACAGTAGCGACAATCAGACCGATGTTGCCTACATCCCGTATCCCGAGGCTGGAGTGTGGTACATAGCGTTCAAGAGTGTGTGCTTCAATCCTAAACACATTGA gaATGTTGAAAACTGTAACAAGACCCCTGCTGTACGTTTTTCTGTGACGTTGGCTCCATGTTTCCGTAAATGTGGATCGTATGGAAAGTGTTCCCAGTTCATCAGTGGTATTTACGTATTTACCACCTGTGAATGTTATGCTG GTTGGCGAGGTTATGGCTGCACAGATGGTTCACAAGCCAATTCATTGACAATCGAATTGCTGTCTACTCTGTTGCTGACGTTCAGTAATCTGTTTTTCATCCCAGGAATTTATCTGGCTGTTCGGCGGCACTTTTATGTGGAGGCGGTGGCCTTCCTATTCAATATGTTCTTCTCTACA ttttatCATGCCTGTGACAGCAGTGAAATATACCAGTTCTGCATAATGAAGTACGACACGCTTGGTTTCTCAGACTTCCTTGGATCTTTCCTGTCTTTCTGGATGGTTCTTCTTGCCATGGCTAAAATACCTCACAAAGTCCGGCAGGGTTTGCACATGTTTGGAGTCCTTATGATAGCAGTTTTCATGAATTACGATCGTCATGGTTCCTGGGAAACGATAGTGCCTCTCTGTGTAGGTGGTATCATTACAGCTGGTTCTTGG ATTTTCCGGATCATCAGGTTTCGGACATTGTTTCCATCAAAAAAGCGATGGCTAAAATTTTTGCTCCCAGGATTCCTCTTGTCCATAACAGGGGTGGTTGTTTTCTCAGCGGTCGAAACTGAAGAGAACTATATGTACACTCACAGCTTTTGGCACATGACGATAACACTGTCGATTGTTTTTCTGCTGCCACCAAGAAAGTCACAAACGAAAG
- the LOC121376504 gene encoding post-GPI attachment to proteins factor 6-like isoform X1 gives MTFLISITILCVLLQNIIRNTVHADTLYTGEVQWSVAENVHPYSEYKDVSLLSVYVPPNTERLLLLFRGASDPTSCGLKNITVYVQHGGFPVINPYNESFPDDFHLKRSSLKQFDVPSDNVTIRGVIAGPQPGTWYAAGFMRKFGNTHLSQKGFSKQCAYALTVVAVNQVVDEVWDLAIEDSQTVYLGTNTERLFRFQVPDDVVTYDFTVDKCVVHTVNKTTVLSPCPLYLTLSEGSLQSEGSYHLNCSEHNITTCHLEVGSPPIGKWSFLKLVRDLHVENLQEFSFRIKFTSYECDKPELLTHIEFNNSTHLNLTAYTSNTHNTAACIIASALGKFTFESILFTSAFLFHNFDLRPSPENELFVPDEFTMTTSFRIMNAEDTGGTLELGLTFLDVGMFQGTAVWMCLMKDRIPYKAFLKTCTNGVLLKVNSSDNQTDVAYIPYPEAGVWYIAFKSVCFNPKHIENVENCNKTPAVRFSVTLAPCFRKCGSYGKCSQFISGIYVFTTCECYAGWRGYGCTDGSQANSLTIELLSTLLLTFSNLFFIPGIYLAVRRHFYVEAVAFLFNMFFSTFYHACDSSEIYQFCIMKYDTLGFSDFLGSFLSFWMVLLAMAKIPHKVRQGLHMFGVLMIAVFMNYDRHGSWETIVPLCVGGIITAGSWIFRIIRFRTLFPSKKRWLKFLLPGFLLSITGVVVFSAVETEENYMYTHSFWHMTITLSIVFLLPPRKSQTKGHSHMVRDILVSKRRHKKVHFTRDYVRLCF, from the exons ATGACTTTCTTAATTAGTATTACTATTCTGTGCGTCTTGTTGCAGAACATAATCAGAAACACTGTTC ATGCAGACACTTTATACACAGGAGAAGTTCAGTGGTCCGTGGCAGAAAATGTCCATCCATACAGTGAATACAAAGATGTTTCCTTGTTGTCCGTGTACGTTCCACCCAATACTGAGCGGCTTCTGCTGCTGTTCCGAGGGGCCTCAGACCCAACAAGCTGTGGGCTGAAGAATATTACAGT tTATGTTCAACATGGCGGTTTTCCTGTTATAAACCCATACAATGAAAGCTTTCCAGATGACTTCCACCTCAAAAGATCATCTCTTAAACAGTTTGATGTCCCGTCAGATAATGTCACAATACGAGGGGTGATTGCCGGTCCACAGCCAGGGACGTGGTATGCTGCAGGGTTCATGCGCAAATTTGGGAATACACACCTATCACAAAAG GGTTTTTCCAAGCAGTGTGCATACGCTCTGACTGTGGTGGCGGTGAACCAGGTGGTGGATGAAGTGTGGGATCTCGCCATTGAGGACAGCCAGACCGTCTATCTCGGGACTAACACTGAACGTCTGTTTAG ATTTCAAGTGCCAGACGATGTTGTTACCTATGACTTCACTGTGGACAAGTGTGTGGTACACACTGTAAACAAGACGACGGTTCTCTCCCCGTGTCCTCTGTACCTGACACTGTCCGAGGGATCTCTGCAGTCTGAGGGCTCGTACCATCTCAACTGCTCGGAACACAATATTACAACCTGTCATCTCGAGGTCGGGTCTCCGCCGATTGGAAAGTGGTCCTTTCTCAAACTTGTCAGAGATCTGCACGTTGAAAATCTGCAGGAATTTTCTTTCAGAATCAAGTTTACTTCTTACG AATGTGATAAGCCTGAACTACTGACACACATTGAGTTCAACAACTCGACACATCTGAACTTGACGGCGTACACTTCAAATACGCACAACACGGCAGCGTGTATCATTGCTTCTGCTCTTGGCAAGTTCACCTTTGAAAGCATCTTGTTCACATCTGCATTCCTCTTTCACAACTTTGACCTTCGTCCGAGCCCGGAGAACGAGCTGTTTGTGCCGGATGAATTCACCATGACGACCAGCTTCAGAATCATGAATGCGGAAGATACTGGCGGAACTTTAGAGCTTGGTCTGACATTTCTTGATGTTGGCATG TTTCAGGGAACAGCTGTTTGGATGTGTCTGATGAAGGATCGTATTCCCTACAAAGCGTTTCTTAAGACCTGCACTAATGGCGTCCTGCTAAAAGTTAACAGTAGCGACAATCAGACCGATGTTGCCTACATCCCGTATCCCGAGGCTGGAGTGTGGTACATAGCGTTCAAGAGTGTGTGCTTCAATCCTAAACACATTGA gaATGTTGAAAACTGTAACAAGACCCCTGCTGTACGTTTTTCTGTGACGTTGGCTCCATGTTTCCGTAAATGTGGATCGTATGGAAAGTGTTCCCAGTTCATCAGTGGTATTTACGTATTTACCACCTGTGAATGTTATGCTG GTTGGCGAGGTTATGGCTGCACAGATGGTTCACAAGCCAATTCATTGACAATCGAATTGCTGTCTACTCTGTTGCTGACGTTCAGTAATCTGTTTTTCATCCCAGGAATTTATCTGGCTGTTCGGCGGCACTTTTATGTGGAGGCGGTGGCCTTCCTATTCAATATGTTCTTCTCTACA ttttatCATGCCTGTGACAGCAGTGAAATATACCAGTTCTGCATAATGAAGTACGACACGCTTGGTTTCTCAGACTTCCTTGGATCTTTCCTGTCTTTCTGGATGGTTCTTCTTGCCATGGCTAAAATACCTCACAAAGTCCGGCAGGGTTTGCACATGTTTGGAGTCCTTATGATAGCAGTTTTCATGAATTACGATCGTCATGGTTCCTGGGAAACGATAGTGCCTCTCTGTGTAGGTGGTATCATTACAGCTGGTTCTTGG ATTTTCCGGATCATCAGGTTTCGGACATTGTTTCCATCAAAAAAGCGATGGCTAAAATTTTTGCTCCCAGGATTCCTCTTGTCCATAACAGGGGTGGTTGTTTTCTCAGCGGTCGAAACTGAAGAGAACTATATGTACACTCACAGCTTTTGGCACATGACGATAACACTGTCGATTGTTTTTCTGCTGCCACCAAGAAAGTCACAAACGAAAG GTCACAGTCACATGGTAAGGGACATACTGGTATCGAAGAGGCGCCACAAGAAAGTTCATTTTACAAGGGATTATGTaagattatgtttttaa